Proteins found in one Micropterus dolomieu isolate WLL.071019.BEF.003 ecotype Adirondacks linkage group LG10, ASM2129224v1, whole genome shotgun sequence genomic segment:
- the LOC123977334 gene encoding lysophospholipid acyltransferase 2-like, with protein sequence MAAEGNPSTACTGSSLLQPVSEITNLPLDQVNFVACQLCALLSAFWFRLLLHPSKTSPFIRHVVATVLGLYFALFCFGWYALHFLVQSGLTYGIMILTGVEHMHKYCLLVALTYLSLCQITRVYVFDYGMYSADFTGPMMVITQKITSLAFEIHDGMARKEEHLTPGQKILAIRRMPSLLEYFSYNCNFMGILAGPTCSYNDYIAFIEGDPRRHRDQEADRKHSGKQRQSEPSPNMEVVRKVATSFFCLLVFLSVCKVFPVERNIDDDFIANTPFYGQVVYLYLSMVTTRPKYYFVWTLADAINNAAGFGFNGYDDDGAPRWDLISNLRILNIEFATSFKVFLDNWNIQTAHWLKRVCYERCPYHPTAATFILSAMWHGAYPGYYLTFLTGIVVTLAARAVRHNVRPYFLQSPTHKLVYDVITWAATQIAICYTVVPFILLSAGPSIKFYRSWYCCLHIGCVLLAVALPVKPRHLRLKDQQKILLQEPTDNNCSQKEKTT encoded by the exons gtaAATTTTGTGGCGTGTCAGCTCTGCGCTTTGCTGTCAGCCTTCTGGTTTCGTCTCTTACTTCATCCCAGTAAAACCAGTCCCTTCATCAGACACGTGGTGGCGACTGTACTGGGGCTGTACTTCGCTCTCTTCTGCTTCGGCTG GTACGCCCTTCACTTCCTGGTTCAGAGTGGACTCACCTACGGCATCATGATCCTGACCGGAGTCGAACACATGCACAA GTACTGCCTCCTGGTGGCTCTCACATACCTGAGTCTGTGTCAGATCACCCGAGTCTACGTCTTCGACTACGGCATGTACTCTGCTGACTTCACAGG CCCCATGATGGTGATAACACAGAAGATCACCAGCCTGGCGTTTGAAATCCACGACG GAATGGCCCGAAAAGAGGAACATCTGACCCCGGGACAGAAGATCCTGGCGATACG GAGGATGCCCAGCCTGCTGGAGTACTTCAGCTACAACTGTAACTTCATGGGGATCCTGGCCGGACCCACCTGCTCCTACAACGACTACATCGCCTTCATCGAGGGAGACCCCCGTCGCCACAGAGACCAGGAGGCCGACAGGAAGCACAGCGGCAAGCAGAGGCAGAGCGAGCCCTCGCCAAAC ATGGAGGTAGTGCGTAAAGTGGCCACCTCCTTCTTCTGCCTCCTGGTCTTCCTGTCGGTGTGTAAAGTTTTCCCCGTGGAGCGAAACATCGACGACGACTTCATCGCCAACACGCCGTTCTACGGCCAGGTGGTCTACCTGTACCTGTCCATGGTGACCACCAGGCCCAAGTACTACTTCGTCTGGACGCTCG CCGACGCCATCAACAACGCCGCCGGCTTCGGCTTCAACGGCTACGACGATGACGGCGCTCCTCGCTGGGATCTCATCTCCAACCTGAGGATCCTCAACATCGAG tttgcCACCAGCTTCAAAGTTTTCCTCGACAACTGGAACATTCAGACAGCACACTGGCTCAAAAG GGTGTGTTACGAGCGATGTCCCTACCACCCGACAGCAGCCACCTTCATCCTGTCGGCCATGTGGCACGGAGCTTATCCGGGCTACTACCTGACCTTCCTCACCGGCATAGTCGTCACGCTGGCTGCTAGAGCG GTCCGACACAACGTTCGGCCGTACTTCCTGCAGTCACCCACCCACAAACTGGTCTATGATGTCATCACGTGGGCGGCCACTCAGATCGCCATCTGCTACACAGTGGTGCCTTTTATCCTGCTGTCTGCAGGTCCATCCATCAAGTTTTACAG GTCCTGGTACTGCTGCCTCCACATCGGCTGCGTTCTGCTGGCCGTGGCGTTGCCGGTCAAACCGAGACACCTCCGCCTCAAAGACCAGCAGAAGATCCTCCTCCAGGAGCCTACAGACAACAACTGCAGCCAGAAGGAGAAAACCACATGA